The following coding sequences lie in one Eleginops maclovinus isolate JMC-PN-2008 ecotype Puerto Natales chromosome 21, JC_Emac_rtc_rv5, whole genome shotgun sequence genomic window:
- the sec22c gene encoding vesicle-trafficking protein SEC22c, with translation MSLILFAFVVRVRDGLPLSASTDFEHNRELQERKQQLRTISKTLARFPDRGTVKGQELNIFFISSEGVSYMTVCHCSLPVAKAFCFLEDLRWEFTTCFNSTAVSLADRPYPFLEFDSTIQKLKQQYNRSGGPALEVTLAEVQGDLIIQPPQEINLEEVDLTNGTANGHMEQGPGSGQSVRLEPVTAPGILSLVLNIVCASLNIIRGVHLIEYTFQDDYEGIWNVVAFLLAFVCCVCQCHLYLFHSSLKKPKSFALLSVIVLCNLFLLGPRNPWQLLFHISVACISTLLILSRKLMDRTNDCGV, from the exons ATGTCTCTGATCCTGTTTGCCTTTGTGGTTCGGGTCAGGGATGGACTCCCCCTGTCGGCCTCCACAGACTTTGAACACAACCGAGAGCTCcaggagaggaagcagcagcTCCGGACCATCAGCAAGACCCTGGCCCGATTCCCTGACAGAGGGACCGTCAAGGGCCAGGAGCTCAACATATT CTTCATCTCTTCAGAGGGTGTATCCTACATGACCGTGTGCCACTGCAGCCTCCCTGTGGCTAAGGCCTTCTGCTTCCTGGAAGACCTGCGGTGGGAGTTCACAACATGCTTCAATAGCACTGCTGTTTCCCTGGCAGACAGGCCTTATCCATTTTTGGAATTTG ACAGCACCATTCAGAAGCTGAAGCAGCAGTACAACCGGAGCGGGGGGCCGGCCCTGGAGGTGACGTTGGCAGAGGTCCAGGGGGATCTGATCATCCAGCCACCACAAGAAATTAACCTGGAGGAAGTTGATCTCACCAACGGCACTGCTAATGGACACATGGAGCAGGGCCCCGGATCAG GTCAGAGTGTTCGACTGGAACCAGTGACGGCGCCAGGCATCCTCTCTCTGGTCCTAAATATTGTGTGTGCATCGTTGAACATAATCCGTGGTGTTCACCTCATAGAGTACACATTTCAG GATGATTATGAAGGGATCTGGAACGTTGTGGCGTTCCTGCTGGCGtttgtctgctgtgtgtgtcag TGCCACCTCTACCTGTTCCACTCATCTCTGAAGAAGCCCAAGTCCTTCGCCCTGCTGAGTGTCATCGTTCTATGCAACCTCTTCCTGCTCGGCCCGAGGAACCCGTGGCAGCTGCTCTTCCACATCTCAGTCGCCTGCATCTCcaccctcctcatcctcagccGCAAACTCATGGACAGAACCAATGACTGTGGAGTCTGA